A single window of Pungitius pungitius chromosome 20, fPunPun2.1, whole genome shotgun sequence DNA harbors:
- the wdcp gene encoding WD repeat and coiled-coil-containing protein isoform X1 — MDLGKAKLLRSGLNALHRAIHPVHGIAWTDGRQVCLTSLFFVNGEVTFGDTNVIGQFEHVLGLFWGPLCCSDSPALLAVQHKKHVTVWQLQLSALEQNKLLCTQTCEMSEPFPLLSQGCVWHPKLDVLVVLTKKDTSLLFSVRVDNRRIKADIKGSGLIHCACWTKDGTRLVVALGSSLHSYIWNDIQKSLVACSFCPVFDVGGYICAMEATGEAQVAVATELPLDKICGLNAGIAFDMASESESLHSHGSSAVFSEDDSGVDSRRISFESERSYIPSSGPLDLTHLLARHRRSDPSPLLHLRRRDTMTGSGQDSSHLILVTYERKVTTSRKVSIPGVLVPDIVAFDPRGSTVAVASNTCNMVLVYCITASAMPNVQQISLQANERPKGVCFLNDKTLLLMVGRQKSSEPAFLPSSNTDKYVLRLVAKELMLNGEIPLTPPPSAHSREPASNFGLRIRRHSEHQPKDDREHQGIKELVLPGGGVVRSGANRRRLVEEVRSGELSPVTSSADFSDRAPSSPSSSVAVETFDVDHVNRMSCLGVAGQASRDSSRAGSPRHEPSDKLHTDPTLPFPEKAAGGPAKERALEQLVHNVERLFGRFADVQQCLAEIRDYNQNGRKPPGVYPAASEPPYVNVTCQKQLSENVFIDERRPVLLCEGKLCLRVLQDLFTLTIVEMMYGPLWVVLVADADGFVPLTFRPKEELTVRNGKRKTNLRTPDSPEDSVPSSPAPGQGPHAATDSCA; from the exons ATGGATCTCGGCAAAGCAAAGCTGCTCCGGTCGGGCCTCAACGCCCTGCACCGAGCCATCCACCCTGTGCACGGGATCGCGTGGACGGACGGCAGGCAGGTGTGCCTGACTTCGCTCTTCTTCGTCAACGGCGAGGTGACCTTCGGCGACACCAACGTCATCGGGCAGTTCGAGCACGTCCTCGGGCTCTTCTGGGGCCCGCTGTGCTGCTCGGACTCCCCGGCGCTGCTGGCCGTCCAGCACAAGAAGCACGTCACCGTGTGGCAGCTGCAGCTGAGCGCGCTGGAGCAGAACAAGCTGCTGTGCACGCAGACCTGCGAGATGAGCGAGCCTTTCCCCTTGCTCTCCCAGGGCTGCGTGTGGCATCCCAAACTGGACGTCCTGGTCGTGCTGACCAAGAAGGACACTTCCTTGCTGTTTTCGGTCAGGGTGGACAACAGGAGGATCAAGGCGGACATCAAAGGCAGCGGGCTCATCCACTGCGCGTGCTGGACTAAGGATGGCACCCGCCTGGTGGTGGCTCTGGGAAGTTCGCTGCACTCGTACATCTGGAACGACATCCAGAAGAGTCTGGTGGCCTGCTCCTTCTGCCCCGTCTTTGACGTGGGGGGCTACATCTGCGCCATGGAAGCCACGGGGGAGGCTCAAGTGGCGGTGGCTACGGAGCTGCCGCTGGACAAAATCTGCGGGTTAAACGCCGGCATTGCCTTCGACATGGCGTCGGAGAGCGAGTCCCTGCACAGCCACGGATCGAGCGCGGTGTTTTCCGAAGACGACAGCGGCGTGGACTCGAGAAGGATATCCTTTGAGTCGGAGAGGTCCTACATCCCCAGCTCTGGCCCCCTAGACCTCACGCACCTCCTGGCGAGGCACCGGCGCTCCGACCCCAGCCCCCTTCTCCACCTGCGTCGCAGGGACACCATGACCGGCTCGGGCCAGGACTCCTCGCACCTCATCCTGGTCACCTACGAGCGCAAAGTGACCACCAGCCGCAAAGTCAGCATCCCCGGGGTCTTGGTTCCGGACATCGTGGCTTTCGACCCGCGCGGCTCCACGGTGGCGGTGGCCTCCAACACCTGCAACATGGTGCTGGTGTACTGCATCACGGCCTCCGCCATGCCCAACGTCCAGCAGATCTCCCTGCAGGCCAACGAGAGGCCCAAGGGGGTGTGCTTCCTCAACGACAAGacgctgctgctgatggtgggCCGGCAGAAGTCCAGCGAGCCGGCCTTCCTCCCGTCCTCCAACACGGACAAGTACGTCCTTCGTCTCGTTGCCAAAGAGCTGATGCTCAACGGAGAGATACCGCTCACGCCCCCGCCCTCCGCTCACAGCCGCGAGCCGGCTTCTAATTTCGGCCTGAGGATTAGGAGGCACTCGGAGCACCAGCCCAAGGACGACCGGGAGCACCAGGGGATAAAGGAGCTGGTGCTGCCCGGCGGGGGGGTCGTTCGCTCCGGGGCCAACAGGCgcaggctggtggaggaggtgaggagcgGCGAGCTCAGCCCCGTCACCAGCTCGGCGGACTTCTCCGACCGAGCCCCCtccagcccctcctcctccgtcgcGGTGGAGACTTTCGACGTGGACCACGTCAACCGCATGTCCTGCCTGGGGGTGGCCGGCCAGGCCAGCAGAGACTCCAGCCGGGCCGGCTCCCCCCGCCACGAGCCGTCGGACAAGCTCCACACGGACCCCACGCTGCCCTTTCCCGAAAAGGCGGCGGGGGGCCCCGCCAAGGAGCGCGCGCTGGAGCAGCTGGTGCACAACGTGGAGAGGCTGTTCGGGCGCTTCGCGGACGTGCAGCAGTGCCTGGCGGAAATCCGCGATTACAACCAGAATGGCAGGAAGCCCCCGGGGGTCTACCCCGCCGCCTCTGAGCCGCCGTACGTCAACGTCACGTGTCAG AAGCAGTTATCGGAGAACGTGTTCATCGACGAGCGGAGGCCGGTGCTGCTGTGTGAGGGGAAGCTGTGTCTGCGCGTCCTGCAGGACCTCTTCACCCTCACCATCGTGGAGATGATGTATG GTCCGCTGTGGGTCGTCCTCGTGGCGGACGCGGACGGCTTCGTGCCTCTGACCTTCAGGCCCAAAGAGGAGCTGACGGTGCGCAACGGGAAGCGGAAAACTAACCTGCGGACTCCCGACAGTCCGGAGGACTCCGTCCCCTCCAGCCCGGCCCCCGGCCAGGGCCCCCACGCCGCCACGGACTCCTGCGCCTAG
- the wdcp gene encoding WD repeat and coiled-coil-containing protein isoform X2 translates to MDLGKAKLLRSGLNALHRAIHPVHGIAWTDGRQVCLTSLFFVNGEVTFGDTNVIGQFEHVLGLFWGPLCCSDSPALLAVQHKKHVTVWQLQLSALEQNKLLCTQTCEMSEPFPLLSQGCVWHPKLDVLVVLTKKDTSLLFSVRVDNRRIKADIKGSGLIHCACWTKDGTRLVVALGSSLHSYIWNDIQKSLVACSFCPVFDVGGYICAMEATGEAQVAVATELPLDKICGLNAGIAFDMASESESLHSHGSSAVFSEDDSGVDSRRISFESERSYIPSSGPLDLTHLLARHRRSDPSPLLHLRRRDTMTGSGQDSSHLILVTYERKVTTSRKVSIPGVLVPDIVAFDPRGSTVAVASNTCNMVLVYCITASAMPNVQQISLQANERPKGVCFLNDKTLLLMVGRQKSSEPAFLPSSNTDKYVLRLVAKELMLNGEIPLTPPPSAHSREPASNFGLRIRRHSEHQPKDDREHQGIKELVLPGGGVVRSGANRRRLVEEVRSGELSPVTSSADFSDRAPSSPSSSVAVETFDVDHVNRMSCLGVAGQASRDSSRAGSPRHEPSDKLHTDPTLPFPEKAAGGPAKERALEQLVHNVERLFGRFADVQQCLAEIRDYNQNGRKPPGVYPAASEPPYVNVTCQQLSENVFIDERRPVLLCEGKLCLRVLQDLFTLTIVEMMYGPLWVVLVADADGFVPLTFRPKEELTVRNGKRKTNLRTPDSPEDSVPSSPAPGQGPHAATDSCA, encoded by the exons ATGGATCTCGGCAAAGCAAAGCTGCTCCGGTCGGGCCTCAACGCCCTGCACCGAGCCATCCACCCTGTGCACGGGATCGCGTGGACGGACGGCAGGCAGGTGTGCCTGACTTCGCTCTTCTTCGTCAACGGCGAGGTGACCTTCGGCGACACCAACGTCATCGGGCAGTTCGAGCACGTCCTCGGGCTCTTCTGGGGCCCGCTGTGCTGCTCGGACTCCCCGGCGCTGCTGGCCGTCCAGCACAAGAAGCACGTCACCGTGTGGCAGCTGCAGCTGAGCGCGCTGGAGCAGAACAAGCTGCTGTGCACGCAGACCTGCGAGATGAGCGAGCCTTTCCCCTTGCTCTCCCAGGGCTGCGTGTGGCATCCCAAACTGGACGTCCTGGTCGTGCTGACCAAGAAGGACACTTCCTTGCTGTTTTCGGTCAGGGTGGACAACAGGAGGATCAAGGCGGACATCAAAGGCAGCGGGCTCATCCACTGCGCGTGCTGGACTAAGGATGGCACCCGCCTGGTGGTGGCTCTGGGAAGTTCGCTGCACTCGTACATCTGGAACGACATCCAGAAGAGTCTGGTGGCCTGCTCCTTCTGCCCCGTCTTTGACGTGGGGGGCTACATCTGCGCCATGGAAGCCACGGGGGAGGCTCAAGTGGCGGTGGCTACGGAGCTGCCGCTGGACAAAATCTGCGGGTTAAACGCCGGCATTGCCTTCGACATGGCGTCGGAGAGCGAGTCCCTGCACAGCCACGGATCGAGCGCGGTGTTTTCCGAAGACGACAGCGGCGTGGACTCGAGAAGGATATCCTTTGAGTCGGAGAGGTCCTACATCCCCAGCTCTGGCCCCCTAGACCTCACGCACCTCCTGGCGAGGCACCGGCGCTCCGACCCCAGCCCCCTTCTCCACCTGCGTCGCAGGGACACCATGACCGGCTCGGGCCAGGACTCCTCGCACCTCATCCTGGTCACCTACGAGCGCAAAGTGACCACCAGCCGCAAAGTCAGCATCCCCGGGGTCTTGGTTCCGGACATCGTGGCTTTCGACCCGCGCGGCTCCACGGTGGCGGTGGCCTCCAACACCTGCAACATGGTGCTGGTGTACTGCATCACGGCCTCCGCCATGCCCAACGTCCAGCAGATCTCCCTGCAGGCCAACGAGAGGCCCAAGGGGGTGTGCTTCCTCAACGACAAGacgctgctgctgatggtgggCCGGCAGAAGTCCAGCGAGCCGGCCTTCCTCCCGTCCTCCAACACGGACAAGTACGTCCTTCGTCTCGTTGCCAAAGAGCTGATGCTCAACGGAGAGATACCGCTCACGCCCCCGCCCTCCGCTCACAGCCGCGAGCCGGCTTCTAATTTCGGCCTGAGGATTAGGAGGCACTCGGAGCACCAGCCCAAGGACGACCGGGAGCACCAGGGGATAAAGGAGCTGGTGCTGCCCGGCGGGGGGGTCGTTCGCTCCGGGGCCAACAGGCgcaggctggtggaggaggtgaggagcgGCGAGCTCAGCCCCGTCACCAGCTCGGCGGACTTCTCCGACCGAGCCCCCtccagcccctcctcctccgtcgcGGTGGAGACTTTCGACGTGGACCACGTCAACCGCATGTCCTGCCTGGGGGTGGCCGGCCAGGCCAGCAGAGACTCCAGCCGGGCCGGCTCCCCCCGCCACGAGCCGTCGGACAAGCTCCACACGGACCCCACGCTGCCCTTTCCCGAAAAGGCGGCGGGGGGCCCCGCCAAGGAGCGCGCGCTGGAGCAGCTGGTGCACAACGTGGAGAGGCTGTTCGGGCGCTTCGCGGACGTGCAGCAGTGCCTGGCGGAAATCCGCGATTACAACCAGAATGGCAGGAAGCCCCCGGGGGTCTACCCCGCCGCCTCTGAGCCGCCGTACGTCAACGTCACGTGTCAG CAGTTATCGGAGAACGTGTTCATCGACGAGCGGAGGCCGGTGCTGCTGTGTGAGGGGAAGCTGTGTCTGCGCGTCCTGCAGGACCTCTTCACCCTCACCATCGTGGAGATGATGTATG GTCCGCTGTGGGTCGTCCTCGTGGCGGACGCGGACGGCTTCGTGCCTCTGACCTTCAGGCCCAAAGAGGAGCTGACGGTGCGCAACGGGAAGCGGAAAACTAACCTGCGGACTCCCGACAGTCCGGAGGACTCCGTCCCCTCCAGCCCGGCCCCCGGCCAGGGCCCCCACGCCGCCACGGACTCCTGCGCCTAG
- the mfsd2b gene encoding major facilitator superfamily domain-containing protein 2B — protein MRADRLSFSSSGPSRRPPDPRTPGPPAGATERGRVLVPQRSHSSMRMMAADSGTEEREEPAASDAVARAHCAHTRSQSHVQFQPPTQAASSTTSNTATTTTQWKAPRAIAHTRSHSHTHFSTASHTPAQKYGCRLTHSLSAMARGGHGDKGDKGAEGKPTEPLFPKTLPPQVRAPAACLPCCCCCCCWTRAAGCKRYIASTCLRLVSFHPPEPSLCLLQCFHVPYSALTMFLSTDQKERDSATAYRMTMEVFGTLVGAAIQGQIVASAHTLHCPPHNASAGHLGNGSGAEVVRKLVRSQDHLSHSKEVYMIAAGVIGGVFLVCTLVMFLGVKERDDPYAPRTEKQIPFHRGFILVMRHGPYLTLTAAFLFITVAIQLVQSNFVLFCTYAADLRDHFQNIVLTILVSAVISIPVWQWFLQRFGKKTAAFCGITWIMPFTLMLVFIPNVVVAYVVAVSSGLSVAASLLLPWSMLPDVVDDFRLANPYCKGHEAIFYSFYVFFTKFAAGISLGVSTLCLEFAGYNTGACKQPAPVVYTLKLLIGAAPVAFIVTGLMILLLYPISEDVRLRNRLCLDELRKQSIGSRTMEDLNNACPGS, from the exons ATGCGCGCAGAccgtctctccttctcctcctccggtcCGAGCCGGCGACCACCGGACCCCCGGACCCCCGGACCCCCCGCAGGAGCGACCGAGCGAGGCCGCGTTCTCGTGCCCCAGCGG AGCCACAGCAGCATGCGGATGATGGCGGCGGACAGCGGCACCGAGGAGCGGGAGGAGCCCGCGGCCTCCGACGCCGTCGCGCGCGCGCACTGCGCGCACACCCGCAGCCAGAGCCACGTCCAGTTTCAGCCTCCGACACAGGCCGCCTCCAGCACCACCTCCAacaccgccaccaccaccacccagtGGAAGGCTCCCCGCGCCATCGCGCACACGAGGAGTCACAGTCACACGCACTTCAGCACTGCCTCGCACACGCCGGCTCAGAAGTACGGCTGCCGCCTCACGCACAGCCTCTCAGCCATGGCCAGGGGGGGGCACGGGGACAAGGGGGACAAGGGAGCGGAGGGGAAGCCCACCGAACCGCTCTTCCCCAAAACTCTCCCTCCACAGGTAAGAGCCCCCGCTGCATGTttaccttgttgttgttgttgttgttgttggacccgtgctgcagg TTGTAAACGTTATATTGCTTCGACCTGCCTGCGTCTTGTTTCTTTTCATCCACCTGAACCGTCACTGTGTCTCTTGCAGTGCTTCCACGTGCCTTATTCTGCTCTCACCATGTTCCTGAGCACGGACCAGAAGGAGAGGGACTCGGCCACCGCTTACC GAATGACGATGGAGGTGTTCGGGACGCTGGTGGGCGCCGCCATCCAGGGTCAGATCGTGGCCAGCGCTCACACCCTGCACTGCCCGCCTCACAACGCGTCGGCCGGTCACCTTGGCAACGGCAGCGGGGCAGAGGTCGTCAGGAAGCTGGTGCGCTCCCAGGACCACCTGTCACACTCG aaggaggtgtaCATGATCGCTGCCGGGGTGATCGGAGGAGTGTTTCTCGTCTGCACCCTGGTGATGTTCCTGGGAGTCAAAGAGAGGGACG ACCCGTACGCCCCGAGGACGGAGAAGCAGATCCCGTTCCACCGCGGCTTCATCCTGGTGATGAGACACGGGCCGTACCTCACTCTGACCGCggccttcctcttcatcaccgtGGCCATCCAG CTGGTCCAGAGCAACTTCGTCCTCTTCTGCACTTACGCCGCCGACCTGAGGGATCACTTCCAGAATATTGTGCTGACCATCCTG GTTTCTGCGGTGATCAGCATCCCGGTGTGGCAGTGGTTTCTGCAGAGGTTCGGGAAGAAGACGGCGGCTTTCTGCGGCATCACA TGGATCATGCCCTTCACCTTGATGCTGGTCTTCATCCCCAACGTCGTGGTGGCCTACGTGGTGGCCGTCTCCTCCGGACTCAGCGTGGCCGCCTCGCTCCTGTTGCCGTG GTCCATGCTGCCGGATGTGGTGGATGACTTCAGACTGGCCAACCCCTACTGCAAAGGCCACGAGGCCATCTTCTACTCCTTCTACGTGTTCTTCACCAAGTTCGCAGCGGGCATCTCCCTGGGAGTGTCCACCCTCTGCCTGGA atTCGCAGGCTACAACACCGGCGCCTGCAAGCAACCCGCGCCGGTGGTGTACACCCTGAAGCTGCTGATTGGCGCGGCCCCGGTGGCCTTCATCGTGACGGGGTTAATGATCCTGCTGCTCTACCCCATCAGCGAAGACGTGCGGCTCAGGAACAGACTCTGCCTGGACGAGCTGCG GAAACAAAGCATCGGCTCCAGAACGATGGAAGATTTGAACAACGCGTGTCCCGGATCTTGA
- the ubxn2a gene encoding UBX domain-containing protein 2A isoform X3: MKEIDSEGGEEDDNWRSFSVEDLLDEVEKICYDASGTSKVEMVVRLWKDGFTVNDQEFRSYSVPENQDFLDSIKRGELPKEWESRAEEEELEISVEDLTEENYVPRRKAFHPFSGRGYRLGSVAPRVVARSPSVHEDGESPPIPMVTLDHALPVTSLQIWLADGRRLVQRFNLSHRIADVQDFVARCQRSCPPFVLTTSVPFRDLGDKELSLGEADLANAVIVQRPLDTQAPFGHS; the protein is encoded by the exons ATGAAAGAGATTGACTctgaggggggagaggaagatgaCAATTG GCGTAGCTTCTCGGTGGAAGACCTCCTCGATGAGGTGGAGAAGATCTGCTACGATGCCTCTGGGACGTCGAAG GTGGAGATGGTGGTGAGGCTGTGGAAGGACGGCTTCACCGTCAACGACCAGGAGTTCCGCAGCTACTCCGTTCCCGAGAATCAAGACTTCCTGGACTCCATCAAAAGGGG ggAGCTCCCGAAGGAGTGGGAGAgccgagcagaggaggaggagctggagatcaGTGTGGAGGATCTGACGGAGGAAAACTACGTTCCCAGGCGAAAGGCCTTTCACCCCTTCAGCGGCCGAGGGTACCGACTTGGCAG TGTCGCCCCCAGAGTTGTGGCCAGGTCACCGTCTGTGCACGAGGATGGAGAATCTCCTCCTATTCCCATGGTAACACTAGACCACGCCCTTCCTGTTACCTCCCTGCAGATCTGGTTGGCCGACGGCAGGAGATTGGTGCAGAGGTTTAACCTATCGCATCG GATCGCGGACGTCCAGGACTTTGTGGCGCGCTGCCAGCGGAGCTGCCCCCCCTTCGTCCTGACCACGTCGGTGCCATTCCGGGATCTCGGCGACAAGGAGCTGAGTCTGGGAGAGGCCGACTTGGCCAACGCCGTCATCGTCCAGAGACCCCTGGACACACAGGCTCCGTTTGGACACTCCTGA
- the ubxn2a gene encoding UBX domain-containing protein 2A isoform X1 gives MKEIDSEGGEEDDNCEESEEQAPIRRSFSVEDLLDEVEKICYDASGTSKVEMVVRLWKDGFTVNDQEFRSYSVPENQDFLDSIKRGELPKEWESRAEEEELEISVEDLTEENYVPRRKAFHPFSGRGYRLGSVAPRVVARSPSVHEDGESPPIPMVTLDHALPVTSLQIWLADGRRLVQRFNLSHRIADVQDFVARCQRSCPPFVLTTSVPFRDLGDKELSLGEADLANAVIVQRPLDTQAPFGHS, from the exons ATGAAAGAGATTGACTctgaggggggagaggaagatgaCAATTG TGAAGAAAGTGAAGAGCAGGCCCCAATAAGGCGTAGCTTCTCGGTGGAAGACCTCCTCGATGAGGTGGAGAAGATCTGCTACGATGCCTCTGGGACGTCGAAG GTGGAGATGGTGGTGAGGCTGTGGAAGGACGGCTTCACCGTCAACGACCAGGAGTTCCGCAGCTACTCCGTTCCCGAGAATCAAGACTTCCTGGACTCCATCAAAAGGGG ggAGCTCCCGAAGGAGTGGGAGAgccgagcagaggaggaggagctggagatcaGTGTGGAGGATCTGACGGAGGAAAACTACGTTCCCAGGCGAAAGGCCTTTCACCCCTTCAGCGGCCGAGGGTACCGACTTGGCAG TGTCGCCCCCAGAGTTGTGGCCAGGTCACCGTCTGTGCACGAGGATGGAGAATCTCCTCCTATTCCCATGGTAACACTAGACCACGCCCTTCCTGTTACCTCCCTGCAGATCTGGTTGGCCGACGGCAGGAGATTGGTGCAGAGGTTTAACCTATCGCATCG GATCGCGGACGTCCAGGACTTTGTGGCGCGCTGCCAGCGGAGCTGCCCCCCCTTCGTCCTGACCACGTCGGTGCCATTCCGGGATCTCGGCGACAAGGAGCTGAGTCTGGGAGAGGCCGACTTGGCCAACGCCGTCATCGTCCAGAGACCCCTGGACACACAGGCTCCGTTTGGACACTCCTGA
- the ubxn2a gene encoding UBX domain-containing protein 2A isoform X2: MKEIDSEGGEEDDNCEEQAPIRRSFSVEDLLDEVEKICYDASGTSKVEMVVRLWKDGFTVNDQEFRSYSVPENQDFLDSIKRGELPKEWESRAEEEELEISVEDLTEENYVPRRKAFHPFSGRGYRLGSVAPRVVARSPSVHEDGESPPIPMVTLDHALPVTSLQIWLADGRRLVQRFNLSHRIADVQDFVARCQRSCPPFVLTTSVPFRDLGDKELSLGEADLANAVIVQRPLDTQAPFGHS, encoded by the exons ATGAAAGAGATTGACTctgaggggggagaggaagatgaCAATTG TGAAGAGCAGGCCCCAATAAGGCGTAGCTTCTCGGTGGAAGACCTCCTCGATGAGGTGGAGAAGATCTGCTACGATGCCTCTGGGACGTCGAAG GTGGAGATGGTGGTGAGGCTGTGGAAGGACGGCTTCACCGTCAACGACCAGGAGTTCCGCAGCTACTCCGTTCCCGAGAATCAAGACTTCCTGGACTCCATCAAAAGGGG ggAGCTCCCGAAGGAGTGGGAGAgccgagcagaggaggaggagctggagatcaGTGTGGAGGATCTGACGGAGGAAAACTACGTTCCCAGGCGAAAGGCCTTTCACCCCTTCAGCGGCCGAGGGTACCGACTTGGCAG TGTCGCCCCCAGAGTTGTGGCCAGGTCACCGTCTGTGCACGAGGATGGAGAATCTCCTCCTATTCCCATGGTAACACTAGACCACGCCCTTCCTGTTACCTCCCTGCAGATCTGGTTGGCCGACGGCAGGAGATTGGTGCAGAGGTTTAACCTATCGCATCG GATCGCGGACGTCCAGGACTTTGTGGCGCGCTGCCAGCGGAGCTGCCCCCCCTTCGTCCTGACCACGTCGGTGCCATTCCGGGATCTCGGCGACAAGGAGCTGAGTCTGGGAGAGGCCGACTTGGCCAACGCCGTCATCGTCCAGAGACCCCTGGACACACAGGCTCCGTTTGGACACTCCTGA